Sequence from the Dehalococcoidia bacterium genome:
CGATACCACGGGTGGTTTAGGTGTTGTCTTATGCTTCATCTCCTGTCTGCACTCAGCAAAGGAAGAGGAGGGCTTTATGGGATCAGAAAATAAGTCAAAGCCAGTCCGGGTTGACAGCGGCATGGGTGTCATCTGGTTCATCGGTTGGCTATTCACTATTGGATATGTGCAACTCGCCTGGTGGAAGATTATCCTTGGCATTGTGGTGTGGCCATATTTCCTCGGAGTTCACGTCAGGTAGGAGGCGTTTAAGGATTCAAACCGGCAGGTCCAGAAGTGGTAGTGGCGGCGAGACTTTACTGGATGGTCATTCTATCCGTCATTTTAGCGGGATTTCTCAAGCAGCCTTCCCAAGCTGTACCCATGGGCCTCTGGGGTATTATCGGTTGAGTTTCTGGATGTTGCAAAGGGATAACTCACCCAAAAGGTGTTCCCAGAGGGTTGTCTGGACTGACTTGGAGGTGTCAGGTGAGATAGCTCCCCATAGGCTTCGGAATCTGAGAGAGCTCCTTTTCATGTCTCACTTGAAGAAGATCAGATCAAAGGTAGGCGATTGACGAGATATATGCATCTAGTGTAGATTGGTGTCAAACACTTAGAGCTACACTCGATTTCTGAAAGATTCAAGAAAAGGTCATTTAGTCGAAACGGGGAGAATTATTTATGGCCGAAGAAACCACTAATAGGAGAAAAGCCATTCCACAAGCAGTCAAGATGACTGTGTGGAAAAAGTATTTTGGAGCCGATAAGGCGCAGGCACCATGCTGTGTATGTCAAAAAACAATTCGCATCACGGATTTCGATTGCGCCCATGTCATATCTAAAGCTAACGGAGGATCAGACGATACTACCAATCTTCGTCCAACCTGTGGGGGATGCAATGAGGCGATGCGTGCGAGAAACCTGGAAGATTATAAAGCCGAATACTACAGCGTTCATAAGGGGACCAGTAGCAGCCCCAAGTCCTAACCAGTTGGCAAAGATAAGGTCGCAGGTTTAAGTATCCTATTTCGCTCAGCTTCTCTTCTTCCTCTCATTATATCCACGCTCGCCGTAAGGCTGTACCTTCTCCAGCCAAAGTTCCTCTAAGAAGGCTAAATCCGCCTGATAGTCATGACACTCTCCCTTGATTGGCGTGAGTTCATCCAGCAATTCAAAGGCGAAGTTTTCGCTGCCGAATTCATTCCACTCGTCCTGAAGCCTCTTGTTCCGATGGCTACCCAAGTTCAATTGGAATTTGTTGCTATTGAGAATGCCCTTTGGCTCTTGGGGCGGCTCAATTCGGACGTTGGACTGACCTCATCGAAGAAATAAGCACTCTCTAATCCGCATAGTATAAAAGCGAACGATACTCCGTATACGATTTATCATAGAGAATCTCGCCTGAAGACCCGTGT
This genomic interval carries:
- a CDS encoding HNH endonuclease; this encodes MAEETTNRRKAIPQAVKMTVWKKYFGADKAQAPCCVCQKTIRITDFDCAHVISKANGGSDDTTNLRPTCGGCNEAMRARNLEDYKAEYYSVHKGTSSSPKS